From the genome of Nitrosopumilus sp., one region includes:
- the artG gene encoding thaumarchaeosortase, whose amino-acid sequence MMNLNLIFGTFIIASPILFAMIAYPDSISWSWNEGRGGYLFALIFVIAELVGLKIIISKKRLLSVIPLAVLTVAYLVSLEFGLREYIVESAKSFDVQLIDSWTWMWDFVVMAIFIVIALTIFFGKRWIRIAPAAPIFLTGTAIILSLDAFFPYDTLGPLQYIVPYFVQANVWLVTALDLGTAVARDNVMFLRGDHGSMALQVFWPSAGVHSIIIFSLVIGAFMLKLNIPRNRKAIYFVIGIIGTIIVNLIRIFSLSWYALKVTTDPVAWEEYHKIAGEIMFLPWLFAFILVVIVIESRRLKKLDAKS is encoded by the coding sequence GATTTTTGGAACTTTCATCATTGCTAGTCCCATTCTCTTTGCAATGATTGCGTATCCTGATTCCATATCTTGGAGCTGGAACGAGGGACGGGGAGGCTATCTGTTTGCACTTATTTTTGTAATTGCCGAATTAGTTGGATTAAAAATTATTATTTCAAAGAAGCGATTACTGTCTGTAATACCGTTGGCGGTTCTAACTGTTGCATATCTTGTCTCGTTGGAATTTGGCTTGAGGGAATACATTGTTGAATCCGCAAAATCATTTGACGTACAATTAATCGATTCATGGACTTGGATGTGGGACTTTGTAGTTATGGCAATATTTATCGTCATAGCACTTACAATCTTCTTTGGCAAGCGGTGGATTAGAATCGCCCCTGCTGCACCAATTTTTCTGACGGGAACTGCAATAATTCTGTCTCTGGATGCATTTTTCCCCTATGACACACTTGGTCCATTACAGTACATTGTCCCATATTTTGTCCAGGCAAATGTATGGCTGGTAACCGCACTTGATCTTGGAACAGCAGTAGCTCGAGACAATGTCATGTTCCTGCGTGGTGACCATGGCTCCATGGCTCTTCAGGTATTTTGGCCGTCAGCCGGAGTACATAGCATAATAATTTTTTCACTGGTGATTGGTGCGTTCATGCTAAAGCTAAACATACCTCGAAACAGAAAGGCCATTTATTTTGTAATTGGGATAATTGGAACTATCATCGTCAATCTCATCAGGATTTTTTCGTTGTCTTGGTATGCCCTCAAAGTAACCACTGATCCTGTGGCCTGGGAGGAATATCATAAAATTGCGGGAGAGATAATGTTCCTGCCTTGGCTGTTTGCATTCATCTTAGTCGTGATTGTTATAGAGTCCAGACGCCTGAAAAAACTGGATGCGAAATCCTGA
- the dinB gene encoding DNA polymerase IV yields METRIVFHIDFDYFYAQCEETRSPELKSKPVCVCVFSDRGGDSGAIATANYTARKYGVKSGIPIAFAKKRLEGRKDAIFLPVDFDFYSEMSKKAMEIMKDSADIFEYVGRDEAYLDVTLRTERNFNKAGHLAQQIKNSIRDKIKLSCSIGISSNKLISKIASDFQKPDGLTIVSPDKIEAFLDQLKIRKIPGIGKKTEERFLEMNLETIQDLKKIDIFTLNKEFGRKSGTYIHNSARGIDDEPVKEKEASIQYSKITTLKKDSKDYQFLSENITDLCKEVHDVVKKNNRMFKSIGIHFVQSDLSNKSKSRMLRNPTKSIEELQRNADQLLKEALENQTITIRRLGVKVSELSEVKGQSDITTFF; encoded by the coding sequence TTGGAAACCAGAATAGTTTTCCACATAGATTTTGATTATTTTTATGCCCAATGCGAAGAGACAAGATCACCAGAATTAAAGTCAAAACCGGTATGCGTATGTGTCTTCTCGGACAGAGGAGGAGACAGCGGTGCCATAGCGACTGCAAACTATACGGCCAGGAAATACGGAGTAAAGTCAGGCATTCCAATTGCATTTGCAAAAAAAAGACTCGAAGGAAGAAAGGATGCGATTTTCTTGCCAGTGGATTTTGACTTCTATTCTGAAATGTCTAAAAAAGCAATGGAAATAATGAAAGACAGTGCGGACATCTTTGAATACGTTGGAAGAGACGAGGCATATCTGGATGTAACGCTGCGAACCGAAAGAAATTTCAATAAGGCAGGCCACTTGGCGCAGCAAATAAAAAATTCCATCAGAGACAAAATCAAACTTAGCTGCTCCATAGGAATTTCATCCAATAAACTAATTTCAAAGATAGCATCAGACTTTCAAAAACCTGACGGTCTCACGATTGTATCTCCGGATAAAATAGAGGCATTCTTGGATCAATTAAAAATTAGAAAAATTCCAGGCATTGGAAAAAAGACCGAAGAGAGATTTTTGGAAATGAACCTGGAGACAATTCAAGACCTGAAAAAAATAGATATTTTTACTCTGAACAAAGAATTCGGCAGAAAGAGTGGAACATACATCCATAATTCAGCAAGGGGAATAGATGACGAGCCAGTAAAAGAAAAGGAAGCAAGCATACAGTATAGTAAAATCACGACATTGAAAAAAGACTCAAAGGATTATCAATTTTTGTCTGAAAACATCACAGATCTATGCAAAGAGGTCCACGATGTTGTCAAAAAAAACAACAGAATGTTCAAGTCCATAGGGATACATTTTGTCCAGTCAGATTTGTCAAACAAATCAAAATCAAGAATGCTTCGAAATCCAACAAAAAGTATAGAAGAGCTGCAAAGGAATGCAGATCAGCTACTAAAGGAAGCCCTTGAAAACCAAACAATCACCATCAGAAGGCTCGGAGTAAAGGTTTCAGAACTATCAGAAGTAAAAGGACAAAGCGACATTACAACTTTTTTTTAG
- a CDS encoding DNA-binding protein produces MKLSDTKKSKDAEDILSEFGSRAKPQSKSEPTPEPTPEPTPEPTPEPTPENNSGESSDSNAIPEDRNVIFVGTKPIMTYVSATLTQLSTRTTVTIKARGKRITQAVDVSQMITKRMDSVGYVISDVRISSDSLTSQDGKQRNVSNMEIDITKN; encoded by the coding sequence TTGAAATTGAGCGACACAAAAAAATCAAAAGATGCAGAAGATATTTTATCCGAATTTGGATCTCGAGCTAAACCTCAATCTAAGTCTGAACCAACACCTGAACCAACACCTGAACCAACACCTGAACCAACACCTGAACCAACACCTGAAAACAATTCTGGCGAGTCTTCTGATTCCAATGCAATTCCAGAAGATCGTAATGTGATTTTTGTCGGCACTAAACCAATCATGACTTATGTCTCTGCAACTTTAACTCAACTTTCAACTAGGACTACTGTCACTATCAAGGCTAGGGGAAAAAGAATTACGCAAGCGGTAGACGTTTCTCAGATGATCACCAAAAGGATGGATTCTGTGGGATATGTTATTTCTGACGTGCGAATTTCTTCTGATTCTTTAACATCTCAGGATGGAAAGCAGCGTAATGTCTCTAACATGGAAATTGATATTACAAAAAATTAA
- a CDS encoding lysine transporter LysE: MIQVLEFAFVVITISASGVMSPGPLFAANISHGLREGGKSGVKMAIGHTIVEFPLVILLGIGALSLETFPEFRILISILGAITLFVFAFMQIRKILQGGKDISSKPKQHPIVTGIVFSALNPFFIIWWLTIGLKLIADAMLIWAFAGMLIVFVMHIWMDFVWLGGIAFLASKSTQIMSNRNYKALMIGLNGMLVYFGITFLLDIAS; this comes from the coding sequence ATGATTCAAGTTCTAGAATTTGCATTCGTAGTCATAACAATATCCGCATCAGGAGTAATGTCGCCAGGACCACTTTTTGCTGCAAACATATCGCACGGATTGCGCGAAGGTGGAAAATCAGGAGTCAAGATGGCCATTGGCCATACGATTGTGGAATTTCCCCTGGTAATTTTGTTAGGAATAGGTGCACTGTCTTTGGAGACATTTCCAGAATTTAGAATATTGATTTCCATATTAGGAGCAATCACGCTTTTTGTATTTGCATTTATGCAGATTAGAAAGATATTGCAAGGTGGAAAAGACATCAGTTCAAAACCAAAACAGCATCCAATAGTAACTGGAATCGTATTTAGCGCACTAAATCCATTTTTCATCATTTGGTGGCTGACAATCGGACTCAAGTTGATTGCAGATGCAATGCTGATTTGGGCATTTGCAGGAATGCTAATTGTGTTTGTCATGCATATTTGGATGGACTTTGTATGGCTTGGTGGAATAGCATTTCTTGCCTCCAAGAGCACACAGATCATGTCCAACCGAAACTACAAGGCATTGATGATCGGATTGAACGGGATGCTAGTTTATTTTGGAATTACATTTTTGCTAGACATTGCGTCTTAA